DNA sequence from the Streptomyces canus genome:
CGCGAGCGCAGGGCCGTGCGGCTGGCGGAGATCCCGGGCGGCGCGAGCGCGGCCGCGTTCTGAACTCGTTCCGCCCAGCAGACCCGGCCTCACCGGCCCAGCCGAGGTCACCCCGTCACGCCCCACCGACCTCACGCCGCCATGCCTCACCGGTCTGCCCCGGTCACCCACCCGTCCCCGGTACGTCCGGCCGACCTCGCCCCCGTCACCCGCCGAGCTGAACACGCCCCGCCCGTGGGCCCACCCACCTCCCGCCAACAGCCCCCGTCAGGTCCCCGCACGAACGAGCCGAGCCCCTCCCGTCGAACCCACCAAGCCCTACCACCGCACCGGCAAACTCCGCACTCCTCTGATCAGCATTCCCGGCAGCCACTCCCCCGCGGGCCCGGCGAGCGCCAGGGCGGGGGCGCGGTCCAGCAGGGTCCGGATTGCCGTGCGGGCTTCCAGTCGGGCCAATGGGGCGCCCAGGCAGTAGTGGATGCCGTGGCCGAAAGCGAGGTGGCCGCGCGGGTCGCGGCGGATGTCGAAGCGGTCCGGTGCCGGGTAACGGGAGTCGTCGCGGTCGGCCGCGCTCAGGCAGATCATCACCGGGTCGCCCTTGGCTATGGCCCGTCCCGCTATCTCCAGGGGCTCGGCGGCGTACCGGAACGTCGCGTTCTCCACCGGGCCCTCGTAGCGCAGTGTCTCCTCGACCGCGCCGTCGATGAGGCTCATGTCGGCGCGCAGGGCGGCGAGTTGGTCCGGATGGGTGAGCAGGGCGTGCACGCCGTTGGTGATGAGGTTGACCGTGGTTTCATGGCCCGCGATCAGCAGCAGGAAGGCCATGCCGCGCAGTTCCGACGGGGAGAGCCGGTCGCCGTCCTCGGCGGTGGTGCGGATGAGGTCGCCGAGCAGGTCGTCGCTCGGTCCGGCGCACCGCTTGTCCTCGATGAGCTCCGTCAGGTACTCGCCGAGGCGCAGGACGGCGTCGTACGAACTCTCCGGGCTGGTGGGTGCCACGACCTCCGTGGACAGCTTGCGGAACTCCGTGCGGTCCATCTCGGGTACGCCGAGGAGCTCACAGATGACGGTGATCGGCAGCGGGTAGGCGAGGGACTGCACCAGGTCGGCGCGGCCGTGCGGCAGCATCGCCTCGAGGAGGTCGTCGGTGATCTCCTGGATCCTGGGCCGCAGTTGCTCGACCCGGCGCATGGTGAAGGCGCGGGAGACGAGCCCCCGCAGCCGGGTGTGCTCGGGCGGGTCGCTGCCCAGCAGATGGCGGCCGATCAGCTCCTCGTCGTGGAACACCGCGCCGATTCTGCGGCCGTCCTTGGACAGCCTCGGATCGGCGAGTGCCGCGCGCGCCTCCTCGTGCCCGACGACGAGCCAGGTCGAGTAGTCGGCGTCGGAGCCGGGCGGTCGCACCCGGTGCACGGGGCCGAGACCGCGCAACTCGGCGTACACGGGGTGCGGGTCGAAGCGGAACGCGTCGCCGTACTCCCCGAGATCGATCACTGCTTCGGTCATGGACTCCCCCTTCACCCTCTCAACGCCCGGTGACCGCGGCTAGTGCCCGTCCGGCTCGGATTCCGCGGACTGTTCCAGCAGTCCCGCGTCGTACGCCAACAACGCGATCTGCACCCGGTTGTTCAGGTCGAGCTTGGCCAGCACGCGGGAGACGTGGGTCTTGACCGTGGCGACGCTCATGTAGAGGGCGGCGGCGATCTCGGCGTTGGACAGGCCCTGGCCGACGGCGACTGCGACCTCGCGTTCGCGGTCGTTGAGGGCGGCGATGCGCTCACGCGCGCGTGCCCGTCGGATGTCGGCGGCGGAGCCGACCGCGTGTTCCATCAGCTGGCGGGTGACGGTGGGCGACAGAACCGGGTCGCCGGCCGCGACCCGTCGTACGGCGGCGAGGATCTCGGCGGGCGGAGTGTCCTTGAGGACGAAACCGGCGGCGCCCGCGCGCAGGGCCCGCAGGACCTGCTCGTCGGCGTGGAAGGTGGTCAGGACGACGACCTGGGGGGCGTCGGGGCGGCCGCGCAGCCGTTCCGTGGCCGTGAGGCCGTCCACCGACGGCATTCTGATGTCCATGAGGACGACGTCCGGGCGGGTCCGGTCCACGGCCGCCTCGACCTCGGTGCCGTCCGCCGCCTCTCCGACGATCTCGATGTCCTCGGCGCCGCCCATCATCAGGGACAGACCGGCCCGCACGAGGGGGTCGTCGTCGACGAGAAGCACTCTGATCACAGTCATGGGCCTACGTAATCACGCGGAGGCAGGGCGCAATCACCCTTGCGGCCGGGCGAGTTGCACCACCGACGACACCCGGGAACGTCACCCCCACGGCAGCCACGCCCGTACCCCGAAGGCGCCGTCCGTCTCCGCCCCGTACTCCAGTCGGCCGCCGGCGAGCGTGGCGCGCTCGGTGAGACCGATCAGGCCCTGTCCCGAGCCGGGGACGTGCGGCACCTCACCCTCGGGCGCCCGGTTCCGCACGGTCACGACGAGGCCCTCGCCCGGGCCGCCGACGACGGTGACCGTCACCTCCGTACCGGGGGCGTGCTTGCGGGCGTTGGTGAGGCTCTCCTGGGCGATGCGGTAGGCGGTGCGGCCCACGGACGCGGGCACGGCGGCGGGCTCGGCCACGCGAGTGTCGAGGATGACCTTCATGCCGGCCTCGCGGGATTCGGCGACCAGTGCGTCCAGCGCGGCGAGGGTCGGCTGGGGTCGACCCGTGTCGTCGTCCGCCGCCCGCAGCACCCCGATGATCTCCCTGAGATCCTGGAGCGCCTCGTGCGCGCTCTCCCGGATGACACCGGCCGCCCGCGCGACCTCCTCCTGGGGCGCGTCCGGCCGGAACTCCAGGGCACCCGCGTGGACGCTCAGCAGCGTCAGCCGGTGCGCGAGGACGTCGTGCATCTCGCGCGCGATGGCCTCGCGGGCGAGCCGCTGCGCCTGCTCGGCCCGCAGTCGCGCCTCGGTCTCCGCGCGCCGTGCGCGGTCACGCAGGCTGAACATGAGCTGCCGTTTGGCCCGTACAAGCAGACCCCACCCGACGACCGCGGCGACCAGGATCACGGTGAGGACGACCGAGACGAGGTACGGCAGGTCCGCGTCGGGCCGCAGTCGGAAGGTAAGGGGGACCGCGGCGATGTTGAGGCCGGCCACCCAGGCGACGTATCGGAAGGGGCGGTGAACGGCGAGGGTGAAGACGGCGATCAGGCAGGCGCCGCCGGCGGTGTCGGAAAGCACCCCGAGCGGGATCGTGGCCAGGGCGAGGCCGAGCGGCCAGCGGCGGCGCAGCCACACGGCGGCGCAGGCGAGGGCGCCGAGCAGCTGGTCCAGGGTGGCCGCGGTGTGCGACACATGGGGGTTGTCGCCCAGCGCGTCCGCGGCGATCATGCCGATCAGGACGGCCAGGAGGAAGCAGGAGAAGTCGACGATCCAGTCGCGCGCGGTACGCCGGGGCCGACGTCCGGGCCGAACGGCGGACGGGTCGAACTCGTGGATCACCGCGGACGGCAGCAACCAGCGTCGGCCGGGGAAGGCCGGAGGTTCGGGAACCGTCTTGTCACCACTCACGGTCGACAAATCTACGCAGCGCCGGCCCGCCGCACCCGTCCGTGGACAGCATCCGCGACCAAAGTCGCGACATCGCAGACTTTCGGCGTGGGCGGTCCCGTGGTCCTGATGCTTTCGCGCGAGAAGGCCGACCCCGCGGCCGATGTCCGTGAGGGGTCGCCGGGGTGAGGGTCCCTCCATGAAGCAACTGCTGGAACTGCTCGGCTTTTTCGCCCTGGTGCAGGGCGCGATGGGTCTGCTGCACGAGTTCACCGACTGGCACATCGGCCTCGTCCAGCGCATCGGTTTCCTCGACGGTTACGAGGTCTACGCGAACGTCGCCCTGATCGTGCTGGCGTTCGCGCTGTTCGCCGCCGCCGAGAGCCGGAGGTCCGGCTGAACACCGCCGGCCCTTCGGCCGGTCGCACCGCGCCCCGGGCTGTGGGGACGACGTGGCGACTCCGGGTCGCACGTTAACTCCGCGAAAACTCCTCGGACTTGACGGGAATATCTCCCGAGTTGTCATTGACATGCCACTGTCTACGCGCGTCATCATGTGGGCATGAGATTCCCCCCACGAATCGCTCGCATCGGTACGGCAGCCGCCGTCCTGTCCGCTCTCCTCGTCGGCGGCACCGTCGCCACCGCTACGCCGGCGGCCGCCGCGGTCGGCAGCATCTGCTACAGCGACCTGCCCTCCCAGGCGTACGACACGCTCGACCTGATCGACGCGGGCGGCCCTTACCCGTACTCCCAGGACGGCGCTGTCTTCCAGAACCGGGAAGGCGTCCTGCCCTCACAGTCCTCTGGCTACTATCACGAGTACACCGTGATCACGCCGGGCTCCTCCACCCGCGGCGCGCGCCGCGTCGTCACCGGCGAGGAGACCCAGGAGGACTACTACACCTCCGACCACTACGCCACGTTCGATCTCATCAACTTCGGTTGCTGAGGTCTGACACTCCAGCCCTCCAGCAGCACGAGCCAGGTCACGATTCGTGTGTTGCCCTGGTCAGGGACGCTTGTCGGCGTTTCGCGAACGTCCAGCCGCGCGGTTTCCGTGCGCGCGCCGGGCGGTTCGCTGTCGGCAACGTCCGTTGAACGCCCAGCCCCTCGCCCCGCGCACCCCACCCCCACGCCTCGGGTCGCGGGGCGAGGCAGTTCGGCAGTTCGGCCTGGAGCCGCCCGCCGATTGTCCGGCCCGACGGCCGGGATCAAACCGGTCCGACAGCTGGCCGTGGGGCGACGTCGGTGGCTCGCGCTGATCCTCCCGGTGGCTCGCCCACCCCACCTGCTGCTGCTCGGCGAACCCACCAACCACCTCTCCCCCGGCCGGTGCGACGAGTTGGAAGCCGCCTTCGGCCCAGGCCCCGGCGCGATCGTCGTGGCGCGCCACGACCGATGGCCGCGCCGATGCCGGCCGGGCCGCGAGCTCTGCCCGGAACCGGCACGCGACCAGAAGGAGGTCTCGTACGATCTCTAGCCCGCCGCGACCCGTAAGAACCGTCCGAGGCGGTGACGCTCGTTGCTCTCGATATGAGTCACCTGTCAAGATGGTGATGTGAATCTCGACCATGTATTCGTATGCGGACACCCGGCTCTCGATTTCGCGGCCACCCTCCGGGCCCGGCGCTCGACCCGGTTCGAGATGCTCGCGACGCCGGAGCGGCTTAATGCCTGGTACCTGGAGTCTGGGCTGGTGGACACGATCACTCCCGGCGAGGAGGACGATGTCCGGGCGGCGACGAGCGTACGCGAGGCCGTCTACCGGCTCGTCACGAACCGCCGTCTCAGTGAGGAGTTCGACCGGGAGGCGCTCGCCGTGGTCAACGCCGCCGCCCGCAAGCCTCCCGTGACGCCGCAGCTCACCCTGGCCGGACGGCACACCGATGCGACGCCGGAGCAGGCACTGGCGACCGTCGCCCGGCAGGCCGTGGAGCTGCTCAGCGGTCCGGACGTCCCCTTGATGAAGGAGTGCGGCAACCCCGAGTGCACCCGGGTCTACATCGACCGCTCACGGGGCATGCGGCGCCAGTGGTGCGGCATGGAGTCCTGCGGCAACAAGATCAAGGCCGCCGCGTACCGCGCACGCAAGAAGACCGCACCGGCGGTGCCCGCGCACTGACATGTTGTCGCGCTGGGCCTTGGAGTACGGGCACATCAGGTGGGCGGCCTGGACGAGTTGCTCGACGGTGGCCCGGTCGACACCGCCGAGCACGGATTGAGGACCGCGGAGAGGGAGAACTCACCGTCGCCGCCGTGGGCCAGAGTGATCTCGGCGGTGATGATGATGCCGGTCAGCCGTATCGTGCCGAGGGTGGCGGCGCGGCGCAGGGCGCCGAGGAAACAGCCGGGCCGGCCGGCGGCCAGGAACTCCTCGGGACTGGTCGCGGTGCCGGCGCCGCCGAGTTCCTCGTTACGGCCGGCCCCGGCGCCCTCTGGGGCGGGCCACTGACCTGAAGTCGAGGCCGGGCCGCAGCGTGCCGGAGGTCTACAGCCCCAGGTCCAGGGCGAGGCACGAGGAGAACTTCCACGAGCCCTCGGGGTCGCACGACGACGCGCTCACCCCGCCGGCCGGCGCGGCCTCGACCTCGGTGGTCATGTCGTCGAAACGTATGCGCTCGGGGAGGCTGCCGAATCGCGCGTGCCGCACCGCCGCCTCGGCGGCTTCCGTGGTGAGCCCCTCGTTCATGGCCGTGCTCCACTTCGTCGATCGTGGATGGTGTCCCGGTTGTCGCCTTGGACGACCACCAGCCTGCCGTCACCTTCGTCACCTGTCAAGGTGGTGACGCACGTCGTGCGCGCGTCAGCCCCCCATGGCGCGACTTCGAGGTTCGAGGCGGTGAAGGCAGGGCCTCTCCTGAAGGAGGCTGCGGCCGACCTCCGGGAGGACGTAGTGCTTCCAGGGGCCCGAGAAGTGGGCGGCGTAGCCGCTCCCGTCGGCCGACGGGGTGACGCCGTCGGTTGGCGGGGTCGCCGCCGATCACGGTGGTCCCGGAACCGTCGACCACCTTCGGCTGGAACCCCGCGAAGATGTCGTACGTACGGCGGTCCAGGAGGTCGGCCGCAGTCCTCGTCGCCGTACGGGACGACCCCACAACTCATCGGTGGGACCGTCAGCATGGCCGACGTCCGTGTCCGTTGGCCGCCAGCGGTCCTCGCTCCGGGCCGGTGGGATGGGCGGTATGACAACGACTTACGGAACTCTGCACGGCAAGGTCGCGCTCGTCACCGGGGGCAGCCGGGGGATCGGTGCCGCTACGGCGGTGCGGCTGGCGCGGGAGGGCGCGGATGTGGCCCTGACGTTCGTGGACGGCAAGGAGGCGGCCTCGGACGTCGTACGGCGGGTCGAGGCCCTGGGCCGACGGGCCGTCGCCCTGCGGGCGGACTCCGCGGACGCCGAAGAGGCGGCGGGGGCGGTTCTCCGTACGGCGGAGGCGCTCGGTGGGCTGGATGTGCTGGTGAACAACGCGGGCGTGGGGGTGCTCGGTCCGCTGGGCGAGCTCTCCCTCGCCGAGGTCGACCGGGTGCTGGCCGTCAACGTGCGCGGGGTGTTTCTGGCCTCTCAGGCGGCGGCCGCGCGGATGCCGGACGGGGGGCGCATCATCACGGTCGGCAGCTGTATGACCCAGCGGGTGCCGGGTCCCGGCGGGACCCTGTACGCGACGAGCAAGTCGGCGCTGACCGGGCTGACGAAGGCCCTCGCGCGTGAGCTGGGGCCCCGGGGGATCACGGCGAACATCGTGCATCCCGGGCCCACGGACACCGACATGAATCCGGCGGACGGGCCGTTCGCGGCGGGGCAGACCGCGTTGACCGCGGTGGGACGGTTCGGGACGGCGGAGGAAGTGGCGTCGATGGTGGCGTATCTGGCGGACGCGGCGTACGTCACCGGTGCGGAGTTCTCGGTGGACGGGGGGCACGCGGCGTGAGGTAGCAGCCTACTTCTCGCCCCGGCGCCCCTACCCGACCTCCCGGGGGGATTGCCCCCCGGGAAGGCCCGCGGCCTCAGCCGCCCAGCTCCTGGTGCCTCGCCGACAGCGTCGCCGCGCCGCCCTCCGTCAGCGAGCCGAACAGGCGCAGTCGCGAGATCCCCCCGTCCGGGAAGATGTCCACGCGCGCGTGCGTGCCCACCGCCGGCGTCGGGAGGACGAAGCGGTGGTTCGTGTCGGGCTGGAGGCGCGTGCGCGGAAGGATCTCCTGCCAGCCGCCGTCCTCGCCGTCGCGGACCGACACCGATGCCCAGCCCGCGCTGTTCCCCTTGAGATACGCCGTGTCGATCTCGATCGCGCGGATCTGGGACTGGGCCACCAGCCGGTAGCGGATCCAGTCGTTCCCCTGGTCACGGCGGCGGCGGGTCTCCCAGCCGTCGTCCATCTTGCGGGAGCGCCCCGGCTGGATGGTGTTCGACGCCGGCGAGTAGAAGAGGTTGGACGCGTCCTCCGCCTGTCCGCCGTTCTCCAGGGCTACCACGTCGAAGGTGCCGAGGACCTCCAGCCACGCGGGGTCCGGGACGACCTCGCCGTACACGCGCAGGCGGGCGACGCCACCGTCGGGGTGCTGGTTG
Encoded proteins:
- the alc gene encoding allantoicase, with the protein product MTAIPSFTGDANPYGGGDPYADYRTADFPFTQYANLAARTLGAGVIAANDEFFAQRENLLMPERAEFDPEHFGHKGKIMDGWETRRRRGASAEHPWPTAEDHDWALVRLGAPGVIRGVVVDTAHFRGNYPQAVSVEGASVTGSPSPEVLLGDDVKWTTLVPRTPVGGHAANGFSVSLEQRFTHLRVNQHPDGGVARLRVYGEVVPDPAWLEVLGTFDVVALENGGQAEDASNLFYSPASNTIQPGRSRKMDDGWETRRRRDQGNDWIRYRLVAQSQIRAIEIDTAYLKGNSAGWASVSVRDGEDGGWQEILPRTRLQPDTNHRFVLPTPAVGTHARVDIFPDGGISRLRLFGSLTEGGAATLSARHQELGG
- a CDS encoding cytochrome P450 family protein; the protein is MTEAVIDLGEYGDAFRFDPHPVYAELRGLGPVHRVRPPGSDADYSTWLVVGHEEARAALADPRLSKDGRRIGAVFHDEELIGRHLLGSDPPEHTRLRGLVSRAFTMRRVEQLRPRIQEITDDLLEAMLPHGRADLVQSLAYPLPITVICELLGVPEMDRTEFRKLSTEVVAPTSPESSYDAVLRLGEYLTELIEDKRCAGPSDDLLGDLIRTTAEDGDRLSPSELRGMAFLLLIAGHETTVNLITNGVHALLTHPDQLAALRADMSLIDGAVEETLRYEGPVENATFRYAAEPLEIAGRAIAKGDPVMICLSAADRDDSRYPAPDRFDIRRDPRGHLAFGHGIHYCLGAPLARLEARTAIRTLLDRAPALALAGPAGEWLPGMLIRGVRSLPVRW
- a CDS encoding response regulator transcription factor, which gives rise to MTVIRVLLVDDDPLVRAGLSLMMGGAEDIEIVGEAADGTEVEAAVDRTRPDVVLMDIRMPSVDGLTATERLRGRPDAPQVVVLTTFHADEQVLRALRAGAAGFVLKDTPPAEILAAVRRVAAGDPVLSPTVTRQLMEHAVGSAADIRRARARERIAALNDREREVAVAVGQGLSNAEIAAALYMSVATVKTHVSRVLAKLDLNNRVQIALLAYDAGLLEQSAESEPDGH
- a CDS encoding sensor histidine kinase, which encodes MSTVSGDKTVPEPPAFPGRRWLLPSAVIHEFDPSAVRPGRRPRRTARDWIVDFSCFLLAVLIGMIAADALGDNPHVSHTAATLDQLLGALACAAVWLRRRWPLGLALATIPLGVLSDTAGGACLIAVFTLAVHRPFRYVAWVAGLNIAAVPLTFRLRPDADLPYLVSVVLTVILVAAVVGWGLLVRAKRQLMFSLRDRARRAETEARLRAEQAQRLAREAIAREMHDVLAHRLTLLSVHAGALEFRPDAPQEEVARAAGVIRESAHEALQDLREIIGVLRAADDDTGRPQPTLAALDALVAESREAGMKVILDTRVAEPAAVPASVGRTAYRIAQESLTNARKHAPGTEVTVTVVGGPGEGLVVTVRNRAPEGEVPHVPGSGQGLIGLTERATLAGGRLEYGAETDGAFGVRAWLPWG
- a CDS encoding SDR family NAD(P)-dependent oxidoreductase, coding for MGGMTTTYGTLHGKVALVTGGSRGIGAATAVRLAREGADVALTFVDGKEAASDVVRRVEALGRRAVALRADSADAEEAAGAVLRTAEALGGLDVLVNNAGVGVLGPLGELSLAEVDRVLAVNVRGVFLASQAAAARMPDGGRIITVGSCMTQRVPGPGGTLYATSKSALTGLTKALARELGPRGITANIVHPGPTDTDMNPADGPFAAGQTALTAVGRFGTAEEVASMVAYLADAAYVTGAEFSVDGGHAA
- a CDS encoding ribonuclease domain-containing protein, coding for MRFPPRIARIGTAAAVLSALLVGGTVATATPAAAAVGSICYSDLPSQAYDTLDLIDAGGPYPYSQDGAVFQNREGVLPSQSSGYYHEYTVITPGSSTRGARRVVTGEETQEDYYTSDHYATFDLINFGC
- a CDS encoding CGNR zinc finger domain-containing protein translates to MNLDHVFVCGHPALDFAATLRARRSTRFEMLATPERLNAWYLESGLVDTITPGEEDDVRAATSVREAVYRLVTNRRLSEEFDREALAVVNAAARKPPVTPQLTLAGRHTDATPEQALATVARQAVELLSGPDVPLMKECGNPECTRVYIDRSRGMRRQWCGMESCGNKIKAAAYRARKKTAPAVPAH